CTCAATTCGCTCTCCGGTTTCGGCGAACGAGTCTCATTGGGCGTATCAAGCACGCCCGATGGCCGCAAGAAGAAGGCCGTGCGCCTGGGCTATGCCCAGCCCCTGGGCGTGGATGGACTCCTGGCCTCCTTGGCCTTCGACTATTCCATGTCCCGGCCGGGCTTCACTTTGTCCGAGCAGGATGCCCGCACCTTCAGTTCCAATCTCGGCGGTAGGATCGCCTATCCCGTGATTCGCAGCCGGGCTCATACCGTCATGGCCGAAGGCGGCCTGACGGCGCGCATGGCCAACAGCCATCTGTCGGGCGCTCCGGTCAGCTTCGACCGCTGGCGGGTGGCCGATGCGAAACTGTCCTGGCTGCATTCCGGCTGGCTGTCGGGCGTGAACAGCATGGGCGCCGGGATATCGCGGGGATTGCCGCAATTGGGCGGCAGCCAGAAGGACGTTGAACTGTTGTCGCGCGGCGGCGCCGATCCCGGCTTCACCAAATACACCTTCGACATCAGCCGTCTGCAGAATCTGGCGCCCGCCTGGGATCTTTATGTGGGCGCCTCCGGGCAATACGCCGACCGGACCTTGCTGTCGGGTGAGGAATTCGCCCTGGGCGGCACCACTTTCGGCCATGGTTTCGATCCCAGCGCGCTGCTGGGCGATCACGGTTTTGGAACCACCGTATCCTTGCGCCACGACATCTCGCCCCTGGCGCCCATGGTGCGGTCGTTAATGGCCTACACCTTCTACGACGCCGGGCTGGTCTGGACGCACAGCACGGGCGGACAGCAGGGCCTGGCCTCGTTTGGCGGCGGGCTACGCTCGGCTTTGAACGAAAGCCTGGAAGGCACATTGGAACTGGCCCATCGCGCCTATGGGGCGGACAGCACCGCCGGGGGACATTTCGCCCGCGTCATCGTTGCTTTGTCGGGACGGTTCTAGCCATGAAC
The nucleotide sequence above comes from Paramagnetospirillum magnetotacticum MS-1. Encoded proteins:
- a CDS encoding ShlB/FhaC/HecB family hemolysin secretion/activation protein; this translates as MPCAASAQSRLPSTVEPGRERPAPSLAPQGNFDITIPAPKRAPLGQDVDLLRFQVREILIEGSTVLSGNDLSALTAPLIGREASLSDIIAIAEAIEARYREEGYLLVRTVVPPQRTRNGIFRIQVVEGHIGSVSVEGLSGAEEARARGMLLPLLAERPLRNATMERALLLLNDLPGMKAVGLLKPSKEETGAADLVVTAKVAAVDVTASIDNRSSRYEGPWVANSDLGLNSLSGFGERVSLGVSSTPDGRKKKAVRLGYAQPLGVDGLLASLAFDYSMSRPGFTLSEQDARTFSSNLGGRIAYPVIRSRAHTVMAEGGLTARMANSHLSGAPVSFDRWRVADAKLSWLHSGWLSGVNSMGAGISRGLPQLGGSQKDVELLSRGGADPGFTKYTFDISRLQNLAPAWDLYVGASGQYADRTLLSGEEFALGGTTFGHGFDPSALLGDHGFGTTVSLRHDISPLAPMVRSLMAYTFYDAGLVWTHSTGGQQGLASFGGGLRSALNESLEGTLELAHRAYGADSTAGGHFARVIVALSGRF